From the genome of Streptomyces sp. NBC_00659, one region includes:
- a CDS encoding DUF475 domain-containing protein: MLLKTFGWSFAITVLGLAAAAAYDGWTAFGIVAILAVLEISLSFDNAVVNAGILKKMNAFWQKIFLTIGVLIAVFGMRLIFPVVIVAMSAKIGPIDAVDLALNDKDQYQQLVTDAHPSIAAFGGMFLLMIFLDFIFEDRDIQWLRWIERPLAKLGKVDMLSVCIALIVLLITSMTFAVHAHQHGGGHVDKAQTVLISGVAGLITYMIVGGLSGYFEDKLEEEEEREHEAEEEAERTGKKKPAVVLAGQAAFFMFLYLEVLDASFSFDGVIGAFAITNDIVLMALGLGIGAMYVRSLTVYLVRQGTLDDYVYLEHGAHYAIGALAAILLVTIQYEINEVITGLVGVVLIGWSFWSSVRRNKALAEAEGKGPTSDEKAEVSSGV, translated from the coding sequence GTGCTTCTGAAAACCTTCGGCTGGTCGTTCGCGATCACCGTGCTAGGGCTGGCGGCGGCGGCCGCCTATGACGGGTGGACCGCTTTTGGGATCGTGGCGATCCTGGCCGTCCTGGAGATCTCGCTGTCCTTCGACAACGCGGTCGTCAACGCCGGGATCCTGAAGAAGATGAATGCCTTCTGGCAGAAGATCTTCCTCACCATCGGCGTCCTGATCGCCGTCTTCGGCATGCGGCTGATCTTCCCCGTCGTGATCGTCGCCATGAGCGCCAAGATCGGCCCGATCGACGCGGTCGATCTCGCGCTGAACGACAAGGACCAGTACCAGCAGCTGGTGACCGACGCCCACCCGTCGATCGCGGCCTTCGGCGGCATGTTCCTGCTGATGATCTTCCTCGACTTCATCTTCGAGGACCGGGACATCCAGTGGCTGCGCTGGATCGAGCGGCCGCTGGCCAAGCTCGGCAAGGTCGACATGCTGTCGGTCTGCATCGCCCTGATCGTCCTGCTGATCACTTCCATGACCTTCGCGGTCCACGCCCACCAGCACGGCGGCGGACACGTCGACAAGGCGCAGACGGTGCTCATCTCCGGCGTCGCCGGCCTGATCACGTACATGATCGTCGGCGGTCTCTCCGGCTACTTCGAGGACAAGCTCGAAGAGGAGGAGGAGCGCGAACACGAGGCCGAGGAGGAGGCCGAGCGGACCGGCAAGAAGAAGCCGGCCGTCGTCCTCGCCGGCCAGGCCGCGTTCTTCATGTTCCTCTACCTGGAAGTGCTGGACGCCTCCTTCTCCTTCGACGGCGTCATCGGCGCCTTCGCCATCACCAACGACATCGTGCTCATGGCGCTCGGCCTCGGCATCGGCGCCATGTACGTCCGGTCGCTCACGGTCTACCTGGTCCGCCAGGGCACCCTCGACGACTACGTCTACCTGGAGCACGGCGCGCACTACGCGATCGGCGCCCTCGCCGCGATCCTCCTCGTGACCATCCAGTACGAGATCAACGAGGTCATCACCGGCCTCGTCGGCGTCGTCCTGATCGGCTGGTCCTTCTGGTCCTCCGTGCGCCGCAACAAGGCGCTCGCCGAGGCCGAGGGAAAAGGCCCGAC
- a CDS encoding TerD family protein, translated as MGVTLAKGGNVSLSKAAPNLTHVLIGLGWDARSTTGADFDLDASALLCSGGRVLGDEWFIFYNQLKSPDGSVEHTGDNLTGEGEGDDESILIDLAKVPAVVDKIVFPVSIHDADNRGQTFGQVNNAFIRVVNQADGQELARYDLSEDASTETAMIFGEVYRYNAEWKFRAVGQGYASGLRGIALDFGVNVS; from the coding sequence ATGGGCGTCACGCTCGCCAAGGGGGGCAATGTCTCCCTCTCGAAGGCCGCACCGAACCTCACACACGTGTTGATCGGGCTCGGATGGGACGCGCGCTCCACCACCGGAGCCGACTTCGACCTCGACGCCAGCGCCCTGCTGTGCAGCGGCGGCCGTGTGCTCGGGGACGAGTGGTTCATCTTCTACAACCAGCTCAAGAGCCCGGACGGCTCCGTGGAGCACACCGGCGACAACCTCACGGGTGAGGGAGAGGGCGACGACGAGTCGATCCTGATCGATCTCGCCAAGGTCCCCGCCGTGGTCGACAAGATCGTCTTCCCGGTGTCCATCCATGACGCGGACAATCGCGGCCAGACCTTCGGCCAGGTCAACAACGCCTTCATCCGTGTCGTCAACCAGGCCGACGGCCAGGAGCTCGCCCGTTACGACCTCTCCGAGGACGCCTCCACCGAAACGGCGATGATCTTCGGCGAGGTCTACCGCTACAACGCCGAGTGGAAGTTCCGTGCCGTCGGTCAGGGGTACGCGTCGGGCTTGCGGGGGATCGCACTCGACTTCGGGGTCAATGTTTCCTAG
- a CDS encoding TerD family protein yields the protein MGVSLSKGGNVSLSKEAPGLTAVIVGLGWDARTTTGVDFDLDASAILTNADGKVSSDQNFVFFNNLKSPDGSVEHTGDNITGEGEGDDEQIKVNLATVPADITKIVFPVSIYEAENRQQSFGQVRNAYIRVVNQAGEAEIARYDLSEDASTETAMVFGELYRNGAEWKFRAIGQGYASGLRGIAQDFGVNV from the coding sequence GTGGGAGTCAGCCTCAGCAAGGGCGGCAACGTATCGCTGTCGAAGGAGGCCCCGGGACTGACCGCGGTCATCGTCGGTCTGGGATGGGACGCCCGTACCACCACCGGCGTGGACTTCGACCTCGATGCCAGCGCCATCCTCACGAACGCGGACGGCAAGGTCAGCTCCGACCAGAACTTCGTGTTCTTCAACAACCTGAAGAGCCCGGACGGTTCGGTGGAGCACACCGGCGACAACATCACCGGTGAGGGCGAGGGTGACGACGAGCAGATCAAGGTCAATCTCGCCACCGTTCCCGCCGACATCACGAAGATCGTGTTCCCGGTCTCCATCTACGAGGCCGAGAACCGCCAGCAGTCCTTCGGGCAGGTCCGCAACGCGTACATCCGCGTGGTGAACCAGGCCGGCGAGGCGGAGATCGCGCGCTACGACCTCTCGGAGGACGCCTCGACGGAGACCGCGATGGTCTTCGGCGAGCTCTACCGCAACGGCGCCGAGTGGAAGTTCCGGGCCATCGGCCAGGGCTACGCCTCGGGCCTGCGCGGCATCGCGCAGGACTTCGGCGTCAACGTCTGA
- a CDS encoding peroxiredoxin yields MAIEVGTKAPDFELKDNHGATVKLSDFRGEKNVVLLFYPFAFTGVCTGELCSLRDNLPQFTDRDTQLLAVSNDSIHTLRVFAEQEGLEYPLLSDFWPHGNISRAYGVFDEDKGCAVRGTFIIDKEGVVRWTVVNALPDARDLNEYVKALDTL; encoded by the coding sequence ATGGCCATCGAGGTCGGCACCAAGGCCCCGGACTTCGAGCTGAAGGACAACCACGGCGCCACCGTGAAACTGTCCGACTTCCGTGGCGAGAAGAACGTCGTACTGCTCTTCTATCCCTTCGCTTTCACCGGCGTGTGCACCGGCGAGCTGTGCTCCCTGCGTGACAACCTGCCGCAGTTCACGGACCGCGACACCCAGCTCCTCGCGGTCTCCAACGACTCCATCCACACCCTGCGCGTCTTCGCCGAGCAGGAGGGTCTGGAGTACCCGCTTCTCTCCGACTTCTGGCCGCACGGCAACATTTCGCGCGCGTACGGCGTCTTCGACGAGGACAAGGGCTGCGCCGTGCGCGGCACGTTCATCATCGACAAGGAAGGCGTCGTCCGCTGGACGGTCGTCAACGCGCTGCCGGACGCGCGTGACCTGAACGAGTACGTCAAGGCGCTCGACACCCTGTGA
- a CDS encoding DUF3052 domain-containing protein: MSATADHAEERTNPAARLGFEPGQVVQEIGFDDDVDHELREGIESLIGQDLVDEDYDDVADVVLLWFRDEDGDLTDALVDVIGLLEDGGQIWLLTPKTGRDGYVEPSDISDAAQTAGLSQTKSISVGKEWSGTRLATPKSKR, from the coding sequence GTGAGCGCGACCGCGGACCACGCGGAGGAGCGGACCAACCCGGCCGCCAGGCTGGGGTTCGAGCCCGGACAGGTGGTCCAGGAGATCGGCTTCGACGACGACGTTGACCACGAGCTCCGTGAAGGCATCGAATCGCTGATCGGCCAGGATCTGGTCGACGAGGACTACGACGACGTCGCAGACGTGGTGTTGTTGTGGTTCCGGGACGAGGACGGCGATCTCACGGACGCACTGGTGGACGTCATCGGTCTCCTTGAGGACGGCGGCCAGATCTGGCTGCTGACCCCGAAGACCGGCAGGGACGGTTACGTCGAGCCCAGCGACATCAGTGATGCCGCACAGACAGCCGGCCTCTCCCAGACGAAGAGCATCTCCGTCGGCAAGGAATGGTCGGGCACCCGCCTGGCCACCCCCAAGTCGAAGCGCTGA
- the aceE gene encoding pyruvate dehydrogenase (acetyl-transferring), homodimeric type, producing the protein MASGSDRNPIIIGGLPSQVPDFDPEETQEWLDSLDAAVDERGRERARYLMLRLIERAREKRVAVPEMRSTDYVNTIATKDEPFFPGNEEIERKILNATRWNAAVMVSRAQRPGIGVGGHIATFASSASLYDVGFNHFFRGKDEGDGGDQIFFQGHASPGIYARAFLLDRLSEQQLDAFRQEKSKAPNGLSSYPHPRLMPDFWEFPTVSMGLGPLGAIFQARMNRYMEARGIADTSKSHVWAFLGDGEMDEPESLGQLSIAAREGLDNLTFVVNCNLQRLDGPVRGNGKIIQELESQFRGAGWNVVKLVWDRTWDPLLAQDRDGVLVNRLNTTPDGQFQTYATETGSYIRDHFFGDDHRLRSMVEGMTDDQILHLGRGGHDHKKIFAAFSAAKAHAGQPTVILAQTVKGWTLGPNFEGRNATHQMKKLTVADLKGFRDRLHLPISDKELEDGAPPYYHPGRNSEEIQYMHDRRKGLGGYVPTRVVRSKPLVLPEDKTYASVKKGSGQQSIATTMAFVRLLKDLMRDKEIGKRFVLIAPDEYRTFGMDSFFPSAKIYNPLGQQYESVDRELLLAYKESPTGQMLHDGISEAGCTASLIAAGSAYATHGEPLIPVYVFYSMFGFQRTGDQFWQMADQLARGFVLGATAGRTTLTGEGLQHADGHSQLLASTNPGCVAYDPAFGFEIAHIVQDGLRRMYGSSEEHPHGEDVFYYLTVYNEPLQHPAEPENVDAEGILKGLYRFSEGTSGTIPAQIMASGIGVTWALEAQRILAEEWSVRADVWSATSWNELRREAVDVERHNLLHPEEEQRVPYVTRKLSSAQGPFVAVSDWMRSVPDQIARWVPGTYQSLGADGFGFADTRGAARRFFHIDAQSIVVAVLTELAREGKVDRSVLKQAVDRYQLLDVRAAGPGAAGGDA; encoded by the coding sequence GTGGCTTCCGGATCCGATCGCAACCCGATCATCATTGGCGGCCTTCCCAGCCAGGTCCCGGACTTCGACCCTGAGGAGACTCAGGAGTGGCTCGACTCCCTCGACGCCGCCGTCGACGAGCGCGGCCGGGAGCGGGCCCGCTATCTGATGCTGCGGCTGATCGAGCGAGCCCGTGAGAAGCGCGTGGCCGTGCCCGAGATGCGCAGCACGGACTACGTCAACACGATCGCGACCAAGGACGAGCCGTTCTTCCCCGGCAACGAGGAGATCGAGCGCAAGATCCTCAACGCGACCCGCTGGAACGCCGCCGTCATGGTCTCCAGGGCGCAGCGCCCCGGCATCGGCGTGGGCGGCCACATCGCGACCTTCGCCTCCTCCGCCTCGCTCTACGACGTCGGCTTCAACCACTTCTTCCGCGGCAAGGACGAGGGCGACGGCGGCGACCAGATCTTCTTCCAGGGCCACGCCTCGCCGGGCATCTACGCCCGCGCGTTCCTCCTCGACCGGCTCTCCGAGCAGCAGCTCGACGCGTTCCGCCAGGAGAAGTCGAAGGCGCCCAACGGACTGTCCTCGTACCCGCACCCGCGGCTGATGCCGGACTTCTGGGAGTTCCCGACCGTGTCGATGGGCCTCGGCCCGCTCGGCGCGATCTTCCAGGCGCGGATGAACCGCTACATGGAGGCGCGCGGTATCGCGGACACCTCCAAGTCCCACGTCTGGGCGTTCCTCGGCGACGGCGAGATGGACGAGCCGGAATCGCTCGGCCAGCTGTCGATCGCCGCGCGCGAGGGCCTGGACAACCTGACCTTCGTCGTGAACTGCAACCTCCAGCGCCTCGACGGCCCGGTACGCGGCAACGGCAAGATCATCCAGGAACTGGAGTCGCAGTTCCGGGGCGCCGGCTGGAACGTCGTCAAGCTCGTCTGGGACCGCACCTGGGACCCGCTGCTCGCGCAGGACCGCGACGGGGTGCTCGTCAACCGGCTGAACACCACGCCGGACGGCCAGTTCCAGACGTACGCCACGGAGACGGGTTCGTACATCCGCGACCACTTCTTCGGCGACGACCACCGGCTGCGCTCGATGGTCGAGGGCATGACCGACGACCAGATCCTGCACCTCGGGCGCGGCGGTCACGACCACAAGAAGATCTTCGCGGCGTTCTCGGCGGCCAAGGCGCACGCGGGCCAGCCGACGGTGATCCTGGCGCAGACGGTCAAGGGCTGGACGCTCGGCCCGAACTTCGAGGGCCGCAACGCCACGCACCAGATGAAGAAGCTGACGGTCGCCGACCTCAAGGGTTTCCGCGACCGGCTGCACCTGCCGATCTCCGACAAGGAGCTGGAGGACGGCGCGCCGCCGTACTACCACCCGGGCCGGAACTCGGAGGAGATCCAGTACATGCACGACCGCCGCAAGGGGCTCGGCGGGTACGTCCCGACGCGCGTCGTGCGGTCGAAGCCGCTGGTCCTGCCCGAGGACAAGACGTACGCGAGCGTGAAGAAGGGCTCGGGTCAGCAGTCCATCGCCACGACCATGGCCTTTGTGCGACTGCTCAAGGACCTCATGCGGGACAAGGAGATCGGCAAGCGGTTCGTGCTGATCGCGCCCGACGAGTACCGCACGTTCGGCATGGACTCGTTCTTCCCGAGCGCGAAGATCTACAACCCGCTCGGCCAGCAGTACGAGTCGGTGGACCGCGAACTGCTGCTCGCCTACAAGGAGTCGCCGACCGGCCAGATGCTGCACGACGGCATCTCGGAGGCGGGCTGCACGGCCTCGCTGATCGCCGCGGGTTCGGCGTACGCCACGCACGGCGAACCGCTCATCCCGGTCTACGTCTTCTACTCGATGTTCGGTTTCCAGCGAACGGGTGACCAGTTCTGGCAGATGGCCGACCAGCTGGCGCGCGGCTTCGTGCTGGGCGCGACCGCCGGACGGACGACGCTGACCGGTGAGGGTCTGCAGCACGCGGACGGCCACTCGCAGCTGCTCGCCTCGACGAACCCGGGCTGTGTCGCCTACGACCCGGCGTTCGGCTTCGAGATCGCGCACATCGTCCAGGACGGTCTGCGCCGTATGTACGGCTCGTCCGAGGAGCACCCGCACGGCGAGGACGTCTTCTACTACCTGACCGTCTACAACGAGCCGCTCCAGCACCCGGCCGAGCCGGAGAACGTGGACGCCGAGGGCATCCTGAAGGGCCTCTACCGCTTCAGCGAGGGCACCTCGGGCACCATCCCCGCCCAGATCATGGCGTCCGGTATCGGCGTCACGTGGGCTCTGGAGGCCCAGCGGATCCTCGCCGAGGAGTGGAGCGTCAGGGCCGACGTCTGGTCGGCGACCTCCTGGAACGAGCTGCGGCGCGAGGCGGTCGACGTGGAGCGGCACAACCTGCTGCACCCCGAGGAGGAGCAGCGCGTCCCGTACGTGACGCGGAAGCTGTCCTCCGCCCAGGGTCCGTTCGTGGCCGTCTCCGACTGGATGCGATCGGTTCCCGACCAGATCGCCCGGTGGGTGCCCGGCACCTACCAGTCCCTCGGCGCGGACGGTTTCGGCTTCGCGGACACGCGCGGCGCGGCCCGGCGCTTCTTCCACATCGACGCGCAGTCGATCGTGGTCGCCGTGCTGACCGAGCTGGCCCGTGAGGGCAAGGTGGACCGTTCGGTGCTGAAGCAGGCCGTCGACCGCTACCAGCTCCTCGACGTGAGGGCGGCCGGACCGGGCGCGGCGGGCGGCGACGCGTAG
- a CDS encoding potassium channel family protein — MKEDSAQARWELRTQRPLLVLAVAFALAYAVPIVDSDAGRTLAFTCTVVEWVVWGAFATDYLVRLALTPRRMSFVRGHWLDLCAVILPILQPLRLLRLVATLMLVGRRARMASQIRLTTYVGGAVVGLLMFGSLAVLSVERDSPNGNIKTLGDAVWWSFTTMTTVGYGDHAPTTGMGRVLAVGLMLSGIALLGVVTANIAAWFISRFEKDDVEERRQTAAIEALTAEVRALRAEVAALTGGPGILPHPLSAGSEEHSPT, encoded by the coding sequence ATGAAGGAAGACTCGGCACAGGCCCGTTGGGAACTGCGCACCCAGCGGCCCCTGCTCGTCCTCGCGGTGGCGTTCGCCCTCGCGTACGCCGTGCCGATCGTGGACAGCGACGCCGGCCGAACCCTGGCGTTCACCTGCACGGTGGTGGAGTGGGTGGTGTGGGGGGCCTTCGCGACCGACTACCTCGTGCGGCTCGCCCTCACACCGCGACGGATGTCCTTCGTCCGCGGCCACTGGCTCGACCTGTGCGCCGTGATCCTGCCGATCCTCCAGCCGCTGCGGCTGCTGCGGCTCGTCGCCACGCTGATGCTGGTGGGGCGGCGCGCGCGGATGGCCTCGCAGATCCGGCTCACGACGTACGTCGGGGGCGCGGTCGTCGGCCTGCTGATGTTCGGCTCGCTGGCCGTGCTGTCGGTGGAGCGGGACTCGCCGAACGGGAACATCAAGACGCTGGGTGACGCGGTGTGGTGGTCGTTTACGACGATGACGACCGTGGGGTACGGCGACCACGCCCCGACGACGGGGATGGGCCGCGTCCTCGCGGTCGGCCTGATGCTCTCCGGGATCGCCCTCCTCGGTGTGGTCACCGCGAACATCGCCGCCTGGTTCATCTCCCGGTTCGAGAAGGACGACGTGGAGGAGCGGCGGCAGACCGCGGCGATCGAGGCGCTGACGGCCGAGGTGCGGGCGCTGCGGGCCGAGGTCGCGGCCCTGACGGGCGGCCCGGGAATCCTGCCGCATCCCTTGTCGGCGGGGTCGGAGGAACACTCGCCCACCTAG
- a CDS encoding small hydrophobic protein has protein sequence MMAGFGNGTRRHPRSRGRTGSRTGPDSATLGIVGTVCAVAGFFTLGIVLGPAAMVCGWLAMGRRWTGSGPVPALIALVLGAIDTLLAVIWLGGGPGNGLL, from the coding sequence ATGATGGCGGGTTTCGGAAACGGTACGCGCAGGCACCCCCGTTCACGTGGCCGTACAGGATCACGGACCGGGCCGGACAGCGCGACCCTGGGGATCGTCGGCACCGTGTGTGCGGTGGCCGGGTTCTTCACGCTGGGGATCGTCCTCGGGCCGGCCGCGATGGTTTGCGGGTGGCTCGCGATGGGCCGCCGCTGGACCGGCTCGGGGCCGGTGCCGGCACTGATAGCCCTGGTGCTGGGAGCGATCGACACACTCCTGGCGGTCATCTGGCTGGGCGGCGGACCGGGCAACGGCCTGCTCTGA
- a CDS encoding MFS transporter — protein sequence MTSQTTIDKTGPEDKTPDSPLDRAPSTGLRGHPWFTLITVAVGVMMVALDGTIVAIANPAIAKDLGATFADVQWITNAYFLALAVSLITAGKLGDRFGHRQTFLIGVTGFAAASGAIGLSHSIALVVTFRVFQGLFGALLMPAALGLLRATFPAEKLNMAIGIWGMVIGASTAGGPILGGLLVQHVSWQSVFFINVPVGLIALVLGLLILLDHRAENAPRSFDILGIVLLSGAMFCLVWALIKAPAWGWGDGKTWLFLGLSVLGFALFSIWETRVKEPLIPLALFRSVPLSAGVVLMVLMAIAFMGGLFFVTFYLQSVHGMSPVDAGLHLLPLTGMMIVGSPLAGLAITKLGPRIPLASGMAATAIAMYGMSTLEADTSSGVMSVWFALLGFGLAPVMVGATEVIVGNAPMELSGVAGGLQQAAMQVGGSLGTAVLGAVMASKVDSDLPGNWTDAKLPPLTPAQLDQASEAVRVGVAPVTKDTPAAIAAQITDVAHETFISGMSLACLVAAGVAVVAVFVALLTKRGENAEAGAGVGHI from the coding sequence ATGACTAGTCAGACCACCATCGACAAGACGGGCCCGGAGGACAAGACTCCGGACTCCCCGTTGGACCGGGCTCCGTCCACGGGCCTGCGCGGCCATCCGTGGTTCACCCTCATCACCGTGGCCGTCGGGGTCATGATGGTGGCCCTGGACGGCACCATCGTGGCCATCGCCAACCCGGCCATCGCCAAGGACCTCGGCGCGACCTTCGCCGACGTCCAGTGGATCACCAACGCCTACTTCCTCGCCCTCGCGGTCTCCCTCATCACCGCGGGCAAGCTCGGCGACCGCTTCGGCCACCGGCAGACCTTCCTGATCGGCGTGACCGGCTTCGCCGCCGCGTCCGGCGCGATCGGCCTGTCGCACAGCATCGCCCTCGTGGTCACCTTCCGCGTCTTCCAGGGCCTGTTCGGCGCGCTGCTCATGCCGGCCGCGCTGGGCCTGCTCCGCGCGACCTTCCCGGCCGAGAAGCTGAACATGGCGATCGGCATCTGGGGCATGGTCATCGGCGCCTCCACCGCGGGCGGCCCGATCCTCGGCGGACTGCTCGTCCAGCACGTCAGCTGGCAGTCGGTGTTCTTCATCAACGTGCCGGTCGGCCTGATCGCCCTCGTGCTGGGCCTGCTGATCCTGCTCGACCACCGCGCCGAGAACGCCCCGCGCTCCTTCGACATCCTCGGCATCGTGCTGCTGTCCGGCGCGATGTTCTGCCTGGTGTGGGCCCTGATCAAGGCCCCGGCCTGGGGCTGGGGCGACGGCAAGACCTGGCTCTTCCTGGGGCTGTCGGTCCTGGGCTTCGCGCTGTTCTCCATCTGGGAGACGCGGGTGAAGGAACCGCTGATCCCGCTCGCCCTCTTCCGCTCCGTCCCGCTCTCGGCGGGTGTGGTGCTGATGGTGCTCATGGCCATCGCCTTCATGGGCGGCCTGTTCTTCGTGACGTTCTACCTCCAGAGCGTGCACGGCATGAGCCCGGTCGACGCGGGCCTGCACCTGCTCCCGCTCACCGGCATGATGATCGTCGGCTCCCCGCTCGCGGGTCTGGCCATCACCAAGCTCGGCCCGCGCATCCCGCTCGCGAGCGGCATGGCGGCCACCGCGATCGCCATGTACGGCATGTCGACGCTGGAGGCCGACACCTCCAGCGGCGTGATGTCCGTCTGGTTCGCCCTGCTGGGCTTCGGCCTCGCGCCGGTCATGGTCGGCGCGACCGAGGTCATCGTCGGCAACGCGCCGATGGAGCTCTCCGGCGTCGCCGGCGGTCTCCAGCAGGCCGCCATGCAGGTCGGCGGAAGCCTCGGTACGGCCGTCCTGGGCGCCGTGATGGCCTCCAAGGTCGACAGCGACCTCCCGGGCAACTGGACCGACGCCAAGCTGCCGCCGCTCACCCCGGCCCAGCTCGACCAGGCCTCCGAGGCGGTCCGGGTCGGCGTCGCGCCGGTCACCAAGGACACCCCGGCCGCGATCGCCGCGCAGATCACCGACGTCGCCCACGAGACCTTCATCTCCGGCATGAGCCTCGCCTGCCTCGTCGCCGCGGGTGTCGCCGTCGTGGCCGTCTTCGTCGCGCTGCTCACCAAGCGGGGCGAGAACGCGGAGGCCGGCGCGGGCGTCGGCCACATCTGA
- a CDS encoding TetR family transcriptional regulator, whose protein sequence is MESVASAESAESVVPRPGLRERKKQRTRDALLRAALELFTTQGYERTTVDEITEAVDVSQRTFFRYFAGKEDAALFLQRLTETRFIDAVRERPPDEAPLEALRRAVLESWDTIGEAIEEVVPIELHMRTYQLIESTPALLAAHLRRSEEIEEEIARLIAEREGLDVDTDPRPRIAVAVFGGVMRVTGRLWGAGEDTSVEAIRELTATYLDHVGPALAEKWGSAPR, encoded by the coding sequence ATGGAGTCGGTGGCGTCGGCGGAGTCGGCGGAGTCGGTGGTGCCACGCCCCGGGCTTCGGGAGCGCAAGAAGCAGCGCACCCGGGACGCCCTGCTGCGGGCCGCCCTCGAACTGTTCACCACCCAGGGTTACGAGCGGACCACGGTCGACGAGATCACCGAGGCCGTCGACGTCTCCCAGCGCACCTTCTTCCGCTACTTCGCGGGCAAGGAGGACGCCGCCCTGTTCCTCCAGCGGCTCACGGAAACACGTTTCATCGACGCGGTGCGCGAACGACCGCCCGACGAGGCCCCGTTGGAGGCACTGCGCCGGGCCGTCCTGGAGAGCTGGGACACGATCGGCGAGGCGATCGAGGAGGTGGTGCCCATCGAACTGCACATGCGCACCTATCAATTGATCGAGTCGACCCCCGCGCTGCTCGCCGCGCACCTGCGCCGCTCGGAGGAGATCGAGGAGGAGATCGCGCGGCTCATCGCCGAGCGCGAGGGCCTCGACGTGGACACGGACCCGCGCCCGCGCATCGCGGTCGCGGTGTTCGGCGGGGTGATGCGGGTGACGGGCCGGCTGTGGGGCGCGGGCGAGGACACCAGCGTCGAGGCGATCCGCGAGCTGACCGCGACCTATCTCGACCATGTGGGGCCCGCGTTGGCGGAGAAGTGGGGCAGCGCGCCGCGGTGA
- a CDS encoding alpha/beta hydrolase: MTSFDTTPQLNVWRALLALAVVFVMLATSGWTALHSHRAASPLQASRSAWERGSIAGHKLPDPDSAPGSLSQFFTTLDAQQRSQLAHRYPLAVGNMNGAPVTLRYAANRLALKHERTVERGRMHDNRLSSLGQYDAGRRMHRYEALLHKDRRILAFDPNGSGRVAEVFGDLDKARRVSVVVPGVDTDLLTFQRTYKQYSAPVGMAGSLYRAERSADPGIRTAVIAWADYTTPSGLGIDSATAMRAEDGAVRLNALVRALPGSSEVALYCHSYGSVLCGVAASSLPSRVSDIAVAGSPGMRAAKAANLHTTARVWAMRDADDWIQDVPHMEVGGLGHGADPVSKGFGARVLSAEGAKGHAGYFQPGTESLRNFAEIGIGAYRAVSCARDDDACRTGLSAGASA; this comes from the coding sequence GTGACTTCCTTCGACACCACCCCCCAACTCAACGTCTGGCGCGCACTGCTCGCGCTGGCCGTGGTGTTCGTGATGCTGGCCACCAGTGGCTGGACCGCGCTCCACAGCCACCGGGCAGCATCTCCGCTCCAGGCGTCGCGCTCCGCGTGGGAACGCGGCAGCATCGCCGGGCACAAGCTGCCCGACCCGGACTCCGCTCCGGGTTCGCTGTCCCAGTTCTTCACCACGCTCGACGCGCAGCAGCGTTCGCAGCTCGCCCACCGTTATCCGCTCGCGGTCGGCAACATGAACGGTGCGCCGGTGACCCTGCGCTACGCGGCGAACCGTCTGGCGCTCAAGCACGAGCGCACGGTCGAGCGCGGGCGCATGCACGACAACCGGCTGTCCTCGCTCGGCCAGTACGACGCGGGCCGCCGCATGCACCGCTACGAAGCGCTGCTGCACAAGGACCGCAGGATCCTGGCCTTCGACCCCAACGGCTCGGGCCGGGTCGCCGAGGTCTTCGGCGACCTCGACAAGGCCCGCCGGGTCTCGGTCGTGGTCCCCGGTGTCGACACCGACCTGCTCACCTTCCAGCGCACGTACAAGCAGTACTCGGCGCCGGTCGGCATGGCGGGCTCGCTGTACAGGGCCGAGCGCTCGGCGGACCCGGGCATACGGACGGCCGTGATCGCGTGGGCCGACTACACGACGCCCAGCGGACTCGGTATCGACTCGGCCACCGCCATGCGGGCCGAGGACGGCGCGGTGCGGCTGAACGCGCTGGTGCGGGCGCTGCCGGGCAGTTCCGAGGTGGCGCTGTACTGCCACAGCTACGGCTCGGTCCTGTGCGGGGTGGCGGCCTCTTCGCTGCCCTCCCGGGTGTCCGACATAGCGGTGGCGGGCAGCCCCGGCATGCGGGCGGCGAAGGCGGCCAACCTGCACACCACGGCCCGGGTCTGGGCGATGCGCGACGCGGACGACTGGATCCAGGACGTGCCGCACATGGAGGTCGGCGGCCTCGGGCACGGCGCGGACCCGGTGTCGAAGGGGTTCGGGGCGCGCGTCCTGTCGGCCGAGGGCGCGAAGGGTCACGCCGGCTACTTCCAGCCGGGCACGGAGAGTCTCCGCAACTTCGCGGAGATCGGGATCGGCGCGTACCGCGCTGTCAGCTGCGCGCGTGATGACGACGCCTGCCGGACGGGTTTGTCCGCCGGCGCGTCGGCCTGA